In the genome of Cellvibrio sp. KY-YJ-3, one region contains:
- a CDS encoding GTP-binding protein has translation MIPTNIITGFLGVGKTTAIKHLLATKPAGEVWSVLVNEFGEIGIDGALLKESNAHVREVPGGCICCVAGLPMKMALNMLIARTKPDRILIEPTGLGHPEEIINTLTGEYYDTVLDLRATLTLVDPRKLSDERYIGNATFNDQLAVADVLVANKIDQCSPLDRANFDDLVASFTPPKQASFAVEQGALQLPWLDYPRQAHTLVHPGLHAAAKPNRLSPQRELYNAAIKLPEGKEYLRRENSGQGFYSCGWMFQPAIVFDFNQLFGWMTGLALVRAKAVMNTDQGVYMFNAEQGVLSVKPLDADAELDLLDSRIELIDDRLLAVDELEQQLLGARRL, from the coding sequence ATGATTCCAACCAATATCATCACCGGCTTTTTAGGAGTGGGTAAAACCACGGCGATTAAACACTTGCTTGCGACTAAACCGGCGGGCGAGGTTTGGTCGGTGCTGGTGAATGAGTTTGGTGAAATTGGTATCGATGGCGCGCTGCTCAAAGAGAGTAACGCCCATGTGCGTGAGGTGCCGGGCGGTTGCATTTGCTGTGTGGCGGGGCTACCGATGAAAATGGCGCTGAACATGCTTATCGCCCGCACCAAACCCGACCGCATTTTGATTGAGCCCACCGGCCTTGGTCACCCGGAAGAAATCATCAATACCCTGACCGGCGAATATTACGACACAGTGCTGGATTTGCGCGCGACCCTGACTCTCGTTGATCCGCGCAAACTGAGTGACGAGCGCTATATAGGCAATGCGACATTTAACGATCAACTCGCCGTGGCCGATGTGCTGGTTGCCAACAAGATCGACCAGTGTTCGCCGCTGGATCGCGCCAATTTCGACGATCTTGTCGCCAGTTTTACACCGCCTAAACAAGCGTCGTTTGCGGTGGAGCAGGGGGCTCTACAATTGCCCTGGCTGGATTATCCGCGCCAGGCTCACACACTCGTTCACCCTGGCCTGCACGCGGCCGCCAAACCCAACCGCCTCAGTCCCCAGCGCGAGCTTTACAATGCGGCAATTAAGTTGCCGGAGGGTAAGGAGTATCTGCGCCGCGAAAATAGCGGGCAGGGGTTTTACTCCTGTGGCTGGATGTTCCAACCCGCAATCGTGTTTGACTTCAATCAACTCTTCGGCTGGATGACCGGGTTGGCGCTGGTGCGCGCCAAAGCGGTGATGAATACTGATCAGGGTGTCTACATGTTTAATGCCGAGCAGGGTGTGCTGAGTGTGAAACCACTGGACGCAGACGCTGAGCTGGATCTGCTCGATAGTCGTATTGAGTTAATAGATGATCGATTGCTCGCGGTAGATGAGTTGGAGCAACAGCTGTTGGGTGCACGCCGGTTGTAA
- a CDS encoding acyl-CoA dehydrogenase has protein sequence MMLLLSLLAIWILVAVLTYRQVALAAASSIVIIAWLVLGAITPAMLSPWLVVPLALILVVLNVGSVRRALLTKPVFAMLKKSMPPISATERDALEAGTTWWEKQLFSGRPDWNEFAEISLPQLTAEEQSFIDNEVSELCALLDEWKIQNDLKDLPPEAWQFLKDKNFFGLIIPKEYGGRDFSPYAQSRIMSKIASRSGTAAVTAMVPNSLGPGELLVKYGTEEQRQRWLPGLANGTEIPCFGLTGPEAGSDAGSIPDTGIVCKGMFEGQEVIGLKLTFSKRWITLAPVATVVGLAFKVYDPEGLLGDASKTDYGITCALIPANHPGVEIGKRHNPGSPFMNGPIYGTDVFIPVDWIIGGAAMAGKGWRMLIECLGAGRGVSLPALSTASGEMNYRMVGAYARIRRQFNTEVGKFEGVQEATAEIAATGYTLEAMRQFVTKGLETGAPSVMTAMAKYHATELMRKSVEHSMDVVGGRAIQKGPRNFLVASYHSVPVAITVEGANILTRSLMIFGQGAMRCHPFLFEEMQAMQLENGSEGLKKFDKLFTSHLGHIANNMLRTKLLGIVGGRFSSLPANADDFSKRWYQRINLLSAALASMSDIALGVLGGNLKRRELLSARLGDVHSQLFIACAILKFHSAHARTRAEDAHAEYALTRALYIAQEALRDFADNFPVKFLAKVISFVAMPFGSIVKKPNDHLIRELGDLIMEENPVRTMLGQYLYVSHDPEDAFGRVEGTYQMLLSLGPVWQSFLKAKNTGKISGSSIEELAKDAAAKNIIQPQDVARVVDYDARRFDCLITDSFDKL, from the coding sequence ATGATGTTACTGCTTTCTTTACTCGCGATATGGATATTGGTCGCCGTGCTGACTTACCGTCAGGTGGCTTTGGCTGCTGCGTCATCGATTGTGATTATCGCCTGGCTGGTGCTCGGTGCTATCACCCCGGCTATGCTCTCCCCTTGGTTAGTGGTGCCCTTGGCATTGATTCTGGTTGTGCTCAATGTAGGTTCCGTGCGCCGCGCATTGCTCACCAAACCGGTGTTTGCCATGCTCAAAAAATCCATGCCGCCCATTAGCGCCACTGAGCGCGATGCTCTGGAAGCCGGTACTACCTGGTGGGAAAAGCAGCTGTTTAGCGGCCGTCCCGATTGGAATGAGTTTGCCGAAATCAGCCTGCCGCAACTCACCGCCGAAGAGCAGTCCTTTATTGATAACGAAGTCAGTGAACTCTGTGCTTTGTTGGACGAATGGAAGATCCAGAATGACCTTAAAGACCTGCCGCCAGAGGCATGGCAGTTCCTCAAAGACAAAAATTTCTTTGGGTTGATTATCCCCAAAGAGTACGGCGGGCGCGATTTTAGCCCCTACGCACAAAGCCGCATTATGAGCAAAATCGCCAGCCGTTCCGGCACGGCGGCGGTTACGGCGATGGTTCCCAACTCCCTCGGCCCAGGTGAGCTGCTGGTCAAATACGGCACCGAAGAGCAGCGCCAGCGCTGGTTGCCCGGTTTGGCGAACGGTACCGAGATTCCCTGTTTTGGCCTGACTGGCCCCGAAGCGGGCTCCGATGCGGGTTCAATTCCCGATACCGGTATTGTCTGCAAAGGTATGTTTGAAGGGCAGGAAGTCATCGGCCTGAAGCTCACCTTTAGCAAGCGCTGGATCACCCTCGCCCCGGTGGCAACGGTAGTGGGTTTGGCCTTTAAAGTGTACGACCCTGAAGGTTTGTTGGGGGATGCCAGCAAAACTGACTACGGTATTACCTGTGCATTGATCCCCGCCAACCACCCCGGTGTAGAGATTGGCAAGCGCCACAACCCCGGCTCACCCTTTATGAATGGCCCTATTTATGGGACGGATGTATTTATCCCCGTGGATTGGATCATCGGCGGCGCCGCCATGGCCGGTAAGGGTTGGCGCATGCTGATTGAATGTCTCGGTGCAGGTCGCGGGGTTTCGCTACCGGCACTGTCTACCGCCAGCGGTGAAATGAACTACCGCATGGTTGGCGCCTATGCGCGTATTCGTCGCCAGTTCAATACCGAAGTCGGCAAGTTTGAAGGGGTGCAAGAAGCTACTGCCGAAATCGCGGCGACCGGTTATACCCTGGAGGCGATGCGTCAGTTCGTTACCAAGGGCTTGGAAACCGGCGCACCGTCGGTAATGACCGCTATGGCTAAATATCACGCCACTGAACTGATGCGTAAATCGGTTGAGCACTCGATGGATGTGGTGGGTGGTCGCGCCATTCAAAAAGGCCCGCGCAACTTTTTAGTCGCTTCTTACCACTCGGTACCGGTGGCGATTACCGTTGAGGGTGCCAATATTCTTACTCGCTCGCTGATGATCTTTGGGCAGGGCGCTATGCGTTGCCATCCTTTCCTATTTGAAGAGATGCAGGCCATGCAGTTGGAAAACGGCAGCGAGGGCCTGAAAAAGTTCGATAAGTTGTTTACTTCGCACCTTGGCCATATCGCCAACAACATGCTGCGCACCAAATTGCTGGGCATAGTGGGTGGTCGGTTCAGCAGCCTGCCTGCCAATGCCGATGATTTCAGCAAGCGCTGGTATCAGCGCATTAATCTGCTGAGTGCGGCCTTAGCGTCCATGTCGGATATTGCCCTCGGGGTTTTGGGTGGCAATCTCAAGCGCCGCGAGTTGCTGTCAGCGCGCTTGGGTGATGTGCACAGCCAGTTGTTTATCGCCTGTGCGATTTTGAAATTCCACTCTGCTCATGCACGCACCCGCGCAGAAGATGCGCACGCAGAGTACGCCTTAACCCGGGCACTTTATATTGCACAGGAGGCGCTGCGTGACTTTGCCGATAATTTCCCGGTGAAATTCCTCGCCAAAGTGATCAGTTTTGTTGCTATGCCGTTTGGCAGTATTGTGAAGAAACCCAATGATCATCTGATTCGCGAACTGGGAGATTTAATCATGGAGGAGAATCCGGTGCGCACTATGCTCGGCCAGTACCTCTATGTCAGCCACGACCCGGAGGATGCGTTTGGTCGCGTGGAGGGTACCTATCAAATGCTTTTGTCACTTGGTCCTGTGTGGCAGTCATTCCTCAAGGCGAAAAATACCGGCAAGATCAGTGGCTCTTCTATCGAAGAGCTTGCCAAAGATGCGGCTGCTAAAAACATCATTCAACCGCAAGATGTGGCGCGAGTGGTGGATTATGATGCGCGCCGTTTCGATTGCCTGATTACCGACTCCTTCGACAAGCTCTAG
- a CDS encoding TonB-dependent receptor, with amino-acid sequence MKSSASFNRKLLSTLIAASLATGAYAQDQGLEEVVVTGIRASLTNSVSVKRNSASVVDAISAEDIGKLPDTTIADSLQRVPGIQIRRNAGEGSTVNVRGMPQVSTLLNGEQFLSAGSITTAQPEFTDIPAELLSRVDVIKSAQASTLAAGVAGTIDLKTRRPFDLDSGWTFAGSAEASQGQYTDDDTGHKVNGFAGFNNGDNFGALVSVSNSEATLANYRYGMYSDWWFRGYNENGDWPGRGTPADLTGDGDTNDQVFGTIDYGVTNRMAERERTGVSATTQFQVNDRVELLADVFYTKMDQGDYVNGLIADNSWAQYDWVRPDASTLINRGPAVGGNGKDFYTSSITNLDALRVIAKGETQIDERESLNFNLQANVELTDKLSGSVRYAHGNATNDHTGSFADALLTSGMQSGLQTSYGGVKAPVNPGGYGPNGERVPVVADFSGKHPSIQYPAGFGQDINSYGLVSSFAHQNREEESTLDVFRVDGTYDFQDGVKLDFGYRFADREIERYQYDLIAPFTVKDANGADVTVYSKWKDSGIAGVKDGDTIARTFKFTELQELGYIHQVSDFGPVSDGNSYYFINPKAMKNTAAFHEALYPGNVRQKDGSQSFVVGDQTQTFYIQGSFEGEAGLPYQANFGMQYVETSLDITQFIPSVDTTKVTVDGVVYPALDGVAPTIAGTEVVERKFNDFLPRFNIAFDTSEDTKLRLAYSKTMTQLDANDLGLGRTYTTNNNPELGVFQVVSASQNGNPYMEPWRADNLDLSYEWYFTESGILSLGMFRVDVETSIATTTVRIPTVADSDGVNRRPGETMDLTTRGNTDGGVVKGMELGYQQAFDFLPGAWGGLGATVNYTFTDGTGGEKDFYGATMPMADNSEDQVNAVLWYEYDRWQARVAYNYRSERFIGRAWNDGSPAAWWQAPTSYVDVSVSYDINDNLTVYAQGTNVTEEYEETYMQWSDVVVNQNVYEARYTLGVRAKF; translated from the coding sequence ATGAAGAGTTCTGCAAGTTTTAACCGGAAATTACTTTCCACCCTGATCGCCGCCAGTCTTGCCACGGGTGCCTACGCACAAGACCAAGGCTTGGAGGAAGTAGTAGTCACCGGTATTCGCGCGTCACTGACCAACTCTGTCAGTGTTAAACGCAATTCTGCCTCGGTAGTGGACGCCATCAGCGCTGAAGACATTGGCAAGCTGCCGGATACCACCATCGCCGACTCGCTGCAGCGTGTACCCGGCATTCAAATTCGCCGCAACGCCGGTGAAGGTTCAACCGTGAACGTGCGCGGTATGCCGCAGGTGAGCACCCTGTTGAATGGTGAACAATTCCTGAGCGCGGGCTCTATCACCACCGCCCAACCCGAATTTACCGATATTCCCGCCGAACTGCTGTCGCGCGTGGATGTCATTAAATCTGCTCAGGCCTCAACCCTGGCGGCCGGTGTTGCAGGTACTATCGACCTGAAAACCCGTCGCCCCTTTGACCTGGATTCAGGCTGGACTTTTGCGGGTTCTGCCGAAGCCTCACAAGGCCAGTACACCGATGACGATACCGGCCATAAAGTGAATGGTTTTGCCGGTTTTAATAACGGTGACAACTTTGGCGCTCTGGTCAGTGTTTCCAATTCCGAAGCCACACTGGCCAACTACCGCTACGGTATGTACAGCGACTGGTGGTTCCGCGGTTATAACGAAAATGGCGATTGGCCAGGCCGTGGCACACCTGCTGACCTGACTGGTGATGGCGATACCAACGACCAGGTTTTTGGCACCATCGACTACGGCGTTACCAACCGTATGGCGGAGCGCGAGCGTACCGGTGTCTCGGCAACGACCCAATTCCAGGTGAATGATCGCGTTGAATTATTGGCCGATGTTTTTTACACCAAGATGGACCAAGGCGATTACGTGAACGGCTTGATCGCCGATAACTCCTGGGCCCAGTACGACTGGGTTAGACCTGATGCTTCCACTCTGATCAATCGCGGCCCGGCGGTCGGTGGCAACGGTAAGGATTTTTACACCTCGTCCATTACCAACCTGGATGCCTTGCGGGTTATCGCCAAAGGCGAAACCCAAATAGATGAGCGCGAATCGCTGAACTTTAACCTGCAGGCCAATGTAGAGCTGACCGACAAGCTGAGCGGCTCGGTGCGCTACGCTCACGGCAATGCGACCAACGATCACACCGGCAGTTTTGCCGACGCACTACTGACCAGCGGCATGCAATCCGGCCTGCAAACCAGTTACGGCGGTGTAAAGGCGCCGGTTAACCCGGGTGGTTACGGCCCCAATGGCGAGCGCGTACCAGTGGTGGCCGACTTCTCCGGCAAACACCCCAGCATTCAATACCCCGCCGGTTTTGGTCAGGATATTAATAGCTACGGCTTGGTCTCCTCTTTCGCGCATCAAAACCGCGAAGAAGAATCGACGCTGGACGTGTTCCGCGTTGACGGTACTTACGACTTCCAGGACGGGGTAAAACTGGACTTCGGCTATCGCTTTGCCGACCGCGAAATCGAACGCTACCAATATGATCTGATCGCTCCCTTTACCGTGAAAGATGCCAATGGCGCGGATGTCACTGTCTACTCCAAATGGAAAGACTCAGGTATCGCCGGTGTGAAAGATGGCGACACCATTGCCCGCACCTTCAAGTTCACCGAGCTGCAAGAGCTGGGCTATATCCATCAGGTGAGCGATTTTGGCCCGGTTAGCGATGGCAATAGCTACTACTTCATCAACCCCAAAGCGATGAAAAATACGGCGGCGTTCCACGAGGCGCTCTACCCCGGCAACGTGCGACAAAAAGATGGCTCACAAAGTTTTGTAGTGGGCGACCAAACCCAAACCTTCTACATTCAAGGTTCATTTGAAGGTGAAGCTGGCCTGCCATATCAAGCCAACTTCGGTATGCAGTACGTAGAAACCAGCCTCGACATCACCCAATTTATCCCTTCGGTCGATACGACCAAGGTGACAGTGGATGGCGTGGTGTATCCGGCACTGGATGGTGTTGCACCGACTATCGCCGGTACCGAGGTAGTTGAACGCAAATTCAATGACTTCCTGCCACGTTTCAATATCGCCTTTGATACCAGCGAAGACACCAAGTTGCGCTTGGCCTACTCCAAAACCATGACCCAGTTGGATGCCAACGATCTGGGCTTGGGCCGCACCTATACCACCAATAACAACCCCGAATTGGGTGTGTTCCAGGTGGTTAGCGCGTCGCAAAACGGCAACCCCTACATGGAGCCATGGCGCGCCGATAACCTGGATTTGAGCTACGAGTGGTATTTCACCGAGAGCGGCATCCTGAGCCTGGGCATGTTCCGTGTGGATGTAGAAACCTCTATCGCCACTACCACGGTTCGAATTCCAACTGTCGCCGACTCGGACGGCGTCAACCGCAGACCGGGTGAAACCATGGATTTGACTACCCGTGGCAATACCGACGGCGGCGTGGTGAAGGGAATGGAATTGGGCTATCAGCAAGCGTTTGATTTCTTGCCTGGCGCCTGGGGTGGTTTGGGTGCAACGGTAAACTATACCTTTACTGATGGCACCGGCGGCGAAAAAGACTTCTATGGCGCAACTATGCCGATGGCCGATAACTCGGAAGATCAAGTCAACGCCGTGCTCTGGTACGAATACGACCGGTGGCAAGCGCGTGTTGCCTACAACTACCGCAGCGAGCGTTTTATTGGTCGCGCCTGGAACGACGGCAGCCCGGCCGCTTGGTGGCAAGCGCCGACCTCATACGTGGATGTTTCGGTTAGTTATGACATCAACGACAACCTGACGGTCTATGCGCAAGGCACCAATGTCACCGAAGAGTATGAAGAGACTTACATGCAATGGAGCGACGTAGTCGTTAACCAAAATGTGTATGAAGCTCGTTATACCCTGGGTGTCCGCGCCAAGTTCTAG
- a CDS encoding amino acid ABC transporter substrate-binding protein has product MASVQVQVTRFLRLMGIVALFSAASATGDVLQVKYIGNNHQVSEQYYLALIAAALETTRASHGPYHINFSEQTLTSERKHELLIAGDALNIDRLVGFPVAQGPRLKLLRIDQPILQGAMGYRVLLIHKDNQALFDKIYALNELRQLSMGFGRGWEGHVYTHNQFAVTESLNMTSLLKMLAAQRYMFVPLSIIEIEDNYLLDGERAKNLAIEKNLLLYMPLPVYFYVSPNAPELAERLQSGLQTLSKSGAMDDLFRQHFGSRLQRLNLSKRRLIKLQNPDQSSDYPEQHHQWLGNY; this is encoded by the coding sequence ATGGCTTCTGTTCAAGTACAGGTGACCCGTTTTCTAAGGCTAATGGGCATAGTTGCGCTCTTTTCTGCCGCCTCCGCCACTGGTGATGTATTGCAGGTTAAATACATAGGCAATAACCATCAGGTCAGCGAACAATATTATCTTGCGCTGATTGCCGCTGCGCTTGAAACCACGCGCGCCAGCCATGGCCCTTATCACATCAATTTTTCTGAACAGACACTCACGTCCGAACGCAAACACGAGTTGTTGATTGCGGGTGACGCGTTGAATATTGATCGCCTGGTTGGCTTTCCGGTTGCGCAGGGGCCGCGGTTGAAATTACTCCGCATTGACCAACCTATATTGCAAGGCGCCATGGGCTACCGGGTGCTGTTGATTCACAAGGATAACCAGGCGCTATTTGACAAAATTTATGCACTCAACGAACTGCGCCAATTATCGATGGGTTTTGGACGCGGCTGGGAGGGGCATGTCTACACCCACAATCAATTTGCGGTAACTGAATCGCTGAACATGACCAGCCTGTTAAAAATGTTAGCGGCGCAGCGCTATATGTTTGTGCCCTTGAGCATTATTGAAATAGAAGATAATTATCTGCTGGACGGCGAGCGGGCCAAGAATCTGGCCATTGAAAAAAACCTGCTGCTCTATATGCCGCTGCCGGTTTATTTTTATGTGAGCCCCAATGCCCCCGAACTGGCAGAGCGACTGCAAAGTGGGTTACAGACCTTGAGCAAATCGGGTGCAATGGATGATTTATTTCGACAACACTTTGGCAGCCGATTGCAACGGCTCAACCTGTCCAAGCGCCGCTTGATCAAGTTGCAAAACCCCGACCAAAGTAGCGACTACCCCGAACAACATCATCAATGGTTAGGTAATTATTAA
- a CDS encoding group 1 truncated hemoglobin, with protein MLLRPMLMMSIFLLLSACTSSPREPSLYDALGQREGIANITHQMILNFAQDERVKHRFKGVNMQKFKIGFTNYVCALVQGPCEYQGDSMKTIHAGYNYTNTEFNAIVDDLILAMEQCGVPVATQNRLLAKLAPTYKDVVYH; from the coding sequence ATGTTACTGCGCCCGATGTTAATGATGAGTATTTTTTTGTTGCTATCCGCCTGCACAAGTTCACCCAGAGAGCCCTCGCTTTACGATGCGCTGGGTCAACGCGAGGGAATTGCCAATATTACCCATCAGATGATTTTAAATTTCGCACAAGACGAGCGGGTAAAACATCGCTTCAAAGGCGTGAATATGCAGAAATTTAAAATCGGGTTTACCAATTATGTCTGCGCCCTGGTGCAAGGCCCTTGCGAATATCAGGGGGACTCCATGAAAACCATTCACGCCGGGTATAACTACACCAACACCGAATTTAATGCGATTGTGGATGATTTGATTTTGGCCATGGAACAATGTGGTGTGCCGGTTGCAACGCAAAACCGGTTGCTCGCAAAATTGGCGCCGACTTATAAAGATGTTGTCTACCACTAG
- a CDS encoding tryptophan halogenase family protein codes for MKNIVIVGGGTAGWMSALVMAREWIQQGVSIRVIESPDIGIIGVGEGSTPALKLFFDRLNIAESEWMPACNATYKCGIRFDGWSTHAGFESYFHPFSAALDRQTLPMFMHNAQMRLRGADVYAQPDRFFIAARLAQQCLAPVAPEHFPFDVHYGYHFDSTLLGQFLRKKALALGVIHESAHVVAVQQRENGDIASVQSADQRIIAADFFVDCTGFSSLLLQQTLQVPFISYANNLLNNAAVAMPSTIGEKIPSQTLATAMSCGWAWQIPLTNRYGNGYVYSADFCSADQAETELRAHLGLLDADVPVRHLKMKIGRVEQHWAHNCLAVGLAQGFIEPLEATALFLVQQTVAIFAEYFARGEFTNRLQAEFNQRMNNHFDGVRDYIVTHYKTSSRRDTDYWCANTANQQDVSPVMLELYRSWYAGKDLAAEINRLQLGNYYPAPSWYSIFTGMGIVPKGEQLRRATAEEACFDIAAVDEFLRRCSLNFNDHRALLMRWQLSG; via the coding sequence ATGAAAAATATCGTGATTGTCGGTGGTGGTACCGCTGGCTGGATGAGTGCGTTGGTTATGGCGCGCGAGTGGATTCAGCAGGGGGTCAGTATCCGTGTAATTGAATCTCCCGACATTGGCATTATTGGCGTGGGGGAAGGTTCAACACCTGCACTTAAATTATTTTTTGATCGTTTGAATATCGCGGAAAGTGAGTGGATGCCCGCATGCAACGCCACCTACAAGTGCGGTATTCGCTTTGATGGCTGGTCAACCCACGCTGGTTTTGAATCCTATTTCCATCCTTTTTCGGCGGCCTTGGATCGCCAGACCTTGCCGATGTTTATGCACAACGCGCAAATGCGTTTGCGTGGTGCGGATGTTTACGCTCAACCCGATCGCTTTTTTATTGCTGCGCGTCTGGCACAACAATGCCTTGCACCTGTAGCGCCGGAGCATTTTCCGTTTGACGTGCATTACGGCTATCACTTTGACTCCACATTGCTCGGGCAATTTTTGCGGAAAAAAGCGCTGGCTCTGGGGGTTATTCATGAGTCTGCGCATGTCGTTGCGGTACAGCAACGGGAAAATGGTGATATTGCCAGCGTGCAGTCGGCGGACCAGCGCATTATCGCTGCTGATTTTTTTGTCGACTGCACCGGTTTTTCCAGCTTGTTGCTGCAACAAACCTTGCAGGTTCCCTTTATAAGTTACGCCAATAATTTGTTGAACAATGCGGCTGTGGCTATGCCTTCCACTATTGGTGAAAAAATTCCATCGCAAACACTTGCGACTGCAATGTCGTGCGGTTGGGCCTGGCAAATTCCACTCACCAATCGCTATGGCAATGGTTATGTGTATAGCGCTGATTTTTGCTCGGCAGATCAAGCCGAAACAGAATTGCGTGCGCACTTGGGGTTATTGGATGCTGACGTACCGGTACGTCATTTGAAAATGAAAATTGGGCGGGTGGAGCAGCACTGGGCGCACAATTGTTTGGCGGTGGGATTAGCGCAGGGTTTTATCGAACCGTTGGAAGCGACCGCGTTATTTTTGGTGCAGCAGACGGTCGCGATTTTTGCGGAATATTTTGCGCGTGGGGAATTTACCAATCGGCTACAGGCTGAATTTAATCAACGTATGAATAATCATTTTGATGGCGTGCGCGATTATATTGTTACCCACTACAAAACCAGTTCGCGGCGCGACACTGACTATTGGTGCGCTAACACTGCCAATCAGCAGGATGTATCGCCAGTTATGTTGGAGTTGTACCGCAGCTGGTATGCCGGTAAGGATTTAGCGGCGGAAATTAATCGGCTCCAGCTGGGCAATTATTATCCGGCACCTTCCTGGTACAGCATTTTTACCGGCATGGGAATTGTGCCCAAAGGTGAACAGCTGCGTAGGGCAACTGCGGAGGAGGCGTGTTTCGACATCGCTGCTGTCGATGAATTTTTGCGTCGCTGCAGTTTGAACTTTAACGACCATCGCGCGCTGTTGATGCGCTGGCAATTATCGGGTTGA
- a CDS encoding DUF3034 family protein yields the protein MKIMAIKKMTVPKMLLSIVLLLPTLFVHAVTDTDLAADQPIKRSRLLATGGATTIEGSAGGGIVPMAVISGYGAQEEQSATAFASYVDTGDYQLEAIGGSWSWRNRVELSIAQQKLTHDSLTAALSLPSDSISQRIISAKVRVAGDLIYTRLPQLSIGVQHKKNLDFLVPAAVGAKDDSGTDINFTATKLILGGLLHRNLLLNANLRYTKANQTGLVGFGGDKNDDYELLPEISAGVLVNRHWLLGTEYRQKPNNLSFIKEDDWQTVFVGWFPNKRVALVAAYVDLGEVATFKDQTGWYLSLQGSF from the coding sequence ATGAAAATAATGGCTATCAAAAAAATGACTGTCCCCAAAATGTTATTGAGTATTGTGTTATTGCTGCCAACATTGTTTGTGCACGCGGTTACCGATACTGATTTGGCGGCCGACCAACCCATCAAGCGCAGCCGCTTATTGGCAACCGGCGGCGCAACAACCATTGAAGGCAGTGCCGGTGGTGGCATAGTGCCTATGGCGGTTATTTCCGGTTACGGCGCGCAGGAAGAGCAGAGCGCTACCGCCTTTGCAAGTTATGTGGATACCGGCGATTATCAATTGGAAGCGATTGGCGGCAGCTGGAGTTGGCGCAATCGCGTGGAGCTATCCATCGCGCAGCAAAAACTGACTCACGATTCTTTAACCGCCGCCTTGTCCCTGCCGAGCGATTCCATTAGCCAGCGAATTATTTCTGCCAAGGTGCGTGTGGCCGGCGATTTAATTTATACACGGCTACCGCAGCTGAGTATTGGCGTTCAGCATAAAAAGAATCTGGATTTTTTGGTGCCTGCAGCGGTTGGTGCAAAGGACGATTCGGGCACCGATATCAATTTCACTGCCACCAAATTAATTCTGGGTGGATTGTTGCACCGCAATTTATTACTCAATGCGAACTTGCGTTATACCAAGGCCAATCAAACCGGATTGGTGGGTTTTGGCGGCGATAAAAATGATGACTATGAATTGCTGCCAGAGATATCCGCGGGTGTCTTAGTGAATCGCCATTGGCTTCTGGGCACCGAATATCGCCAAAAGCCCAACAACTTATCCTTTATTAAAGAGGATGACTGGCAGACAGTATTTGTTGGCTGGTTTCCTAATAAACGCGTAGCGCTGGTTGCTGCTTATGTGGACTTGGGTGAAGTGGCCACCTTTAAAGATCAAACCGGTTGGTATTTATCGCTGCAGGGGAGTTTTTAA